One genomic region from Jilunia laotingensis encodes:
- a CDS encoding glycoside hydrolase family 95 protein: MKKFYLIFACALMIISTIKAEVTDYSKGLSIWFDTPTNLDGRAIWLHASGNGANPDPVWESRSLPLGNGSLGANIMGSIAAERITLNEKTLWKGGPNTAGGADYYWNVNKQSASVLQEIRQAFLEGDQSKAEILTRKNFNGLAEYEEKNETPFRFGSFTTMGEIYVETGLSEIGMDKYKRILSLDSAIAVVTFRKDNINYRRSYFISYPDSVMIMKFTADRPGMQNLTLSYSPNTEAKGKIDSYGEDGICYLGELNNNKMKFAFRIRAINKGGSSTTTNDGKIVIKNADEVIFLLTADTDYKMNFDPDFQDPQTYVGQQPEQTTLKMMQQVMERSYEELYSRHIADYTALFNRVKLHLNPLSAINEDLPTDQRLTRYRNGIPDFHLEELYYQYGRYLLISSSRPGNMPANLQGMWHNNLDGPWRVDYHNNINIQMNYWPACSTNLNECMWPLIDFIRTLEKPGEKTARAYFNARGWTASISANIFGFTSPLSSEQMEWNFNPMAGPWLATHIWEYYDYTRDQKFLKEIGYPLIKSSAQFTTDYLWHKMDGTYTAAPSTSPEHGPVDQGATFVHGVVREILLDAIAASKELRIDKKERKLWEKVLTHLAPYRVGRYAQLMEWSTDIDDPADKHRHVNHLFGLHPGHTLSPITTPQLAEAARIVLEHRGDGATGWSMGWKLNQWARLQDGNHAYLLFGNLLKNGTLDNLWDTHAPFQIDGNFGGTAGITEMLLQSHMGFIQLLPALPDAWKEGSVSGICAKGNFEVSLSWQENELVEAIILSKVGSPCTLRYGEQALSFKTEKGKSYRIIREEDKIILTPKELE; this comes from the coding sequence ATGAAAAAATTCTATTTAATATTCGCATGCGCTTTAATGATTATTTCAACAATAAAGGCAGAAGTAACTGATTATTCCAAAGGTCTTTCCATTTGGTTTGACACTCCTACCAATCTAGACGGAAGAGCCATCTGGCTTCATGCTTCCGGAAACGGGGCAAATCCGGACCCAGTCTGGGAGAGCCGATCTCTACCTCTAGGAAACGGAAGTCTAGGAGCAAATATCATGGGTTCTATTGCGGCAGAACGAATAACTCTGAATGAAAAGACACTTTGGAAAGGTGGCCCAAATACAGCAGGAGGTGCCGATTATTATTGGAATGTAAATAAACAGTCTGCCTCCGTTTTACAGGAAATTCGCCAAGCCTTTTTGGAAGGTGATCAATCGAAAGCAGAAATATTAACGCGCAAAAACTTCAACGGGTTAGCGGAATATGAAGAAAAGAACGAAACTCCTTTCCGTTTCGGAAGTTTTACTACGATGGGAGAAATTTATGTGGAAACCGGGTTGAGTGAAATAGGAATGGACAAATATAAACGCATCTTATCACTGGATTCAGCAATCGCAGTAGTCACCTTTCGCAAAGACAATATTAACTATCGACGCAGTTATTTCATATCCTATCCCGACAGCGTAATGATAATGAAGTTTACAGCAGATCGACCAGGTATGCAGAACCTGACACTCAGTTACAGCCCAAATACGGAAGCAAAAGGAAAGATTGATTCTTATGGCGAAGATGGTATCTGCTATCTAGGCGAATTAAATAACAACAAAATGAAATTCGCCTTTCGTATCCGGGCAATAAACAAAGGTGGATCGTCAACAACTACCAACGATGGCAAAATCGTTATAAAAAATGCAGATGAAGTGATCTTCTTACTGACAGCCGATACGGATTATAAAATGAACTTCGACCCGGATTTTCAAGACCCACAGACTTATGTGGGACAGCAACCGGAACAAACTACTTTGAAAATGATGCAACAGGTGATGGAGCGGTCATACGAAGAATTATATAGTCGCCATATTGCAGATTATACCGCGCTCTTCAATCGGGTAAAGCTACATTTGAATCCCCTTTCTGCAATCAATGAGGATCTCCCTACAGATCAGCGTCTAACCCGTTATCGCAATGGAATACCGGATTTTCATCTGGAAGAATTATATTATCAATACGGCCGTTATCTGCTCATATCCAGTTCACGTCCGGGAAACATGCCTGCAAATCTTCAGGGAATGTGGCATAATAATCTAGATGGTCCTTGGAGGGTCGATTATCACAACAATATCAACATCCAAATGAATTATTGGCCGGCATGTTCTACGAATTTAAATGAATGCATGTGGCCTCTCATTGATTTCATCCGGACACTGGAAAAACCGGGAGAAAAAACCGCCCGGGCATATTTTAATGCCAGAGGTTGGACTGCATCCATTTCAGCTAATATTTTTGGGTTCACCTCTCCATTGTCCAGTGAACAAATGGAGTGGAACTTTAATCCGATGGCCGGTCCTTGGCTAGCAACTCACATTTGGGAATACTACGATTATACGCGCGACCAGAAATTCTTGAAAGAAATTGGTTATCCATTGATAAAGAGCAGTGCGCAATTTACGACAGATTATCTGTGGCACAAGATGGACGGTACGTATACAGCCGCCCCTTCAACTTCCCCCGAACACGGACCGGTAGACCAAGGAGCTACTTTTGTACATGGAGTGGTAAGAGAGATTCTCTTGGATGCCATAGCTGCCAGCAAAGAATTGAGAATCGACAAAAAAGAACGTAAACTATGGGAAAAAGTACTAACTCATCTCGCCCCTTATCGGGTAGGACGATACGCACAATTGATGGAATGGTCCACCGACATTGATGATCCGGCAGACAAGCACCGGCACGTCAACCATCTCTTCGGGTTACATCCGGGACATACCCTCTCTCCTATTACCACCCCCCAACTGGCAGAGGCAGCCAGAATAGTATTGGAACATCGAGGTGACGGAGCTACCGGTTGGAGTATGGGATGGAAGCTCAATCAATGGGCAAGGTTGCAAGACGGCAATCATGCTTATTTGTTATTTGGCAATCTACTTAAAAATGGAACGCTTGATAACCTATGGGATACACATGCACCTTTTCAGATTGATGGTAACTTTGGTGGAACAGCCGGTATCACGGAGATGTTATTACAAAGTCATATGGGATTCATCCAACTCTTACCTGCTCTTCCCGATGCCTGGAAAGAAGGAAGCGTCAGCGGTATCTGTGCGAAAGGCAACTTCGAAGTTTCCCTTTCCTGGCAAGAAAACGAATTAGTCGAAGCAATCATTCTTTCAAAAGTCGGTAGTCCCTGTACGTTAAGATACGGTGAACAAGCCCTTTCATTCAAAACAGAAAAAGGAAAAAGCTATCGGATAATTAGAGAAGAAGATAAAATTATTCTAACTCCGAAAGAATTAGAATAA
- a CDS encoding alpha-L-fucosidase, whose protein sequence is MKNLILLVALLISTWNVQAQSREKYYVKHLEFPKGATIDQKVDMAARLVPTPQQLAWQQMELTAFLHFGINTFTGREWGDGQEDPSLFNPSELDAEQWVRSLKDAGFKMVILTAKHHDGFCLWPTATTDHSVASSPWKNGKGDVVKELRAACDKYGMKFGVYLSPWDRNASCYGDSPKYNEFFIRQLTELLTNYGEVHEVWFDGANGEGPNGKKQVYDWDAFYKTIQKLQPKAVMAIMGDDVRWVGNEKGIGRETEWSATVLTPGIYARSGENNKQLGVSGMAKDLGNRSILENATELFWYPSEVDVSIRPGWFYHKEEDSKVKSLKHLTDIYFQSVGYNSVLLLNIPPDRRGLISEADVARLTEFAEYRKDAFADNRVKKGSKLWVASPGNTKTYQLKPRSEINTVMLQEDIAKGQRVESFTVEAETDGGWKKIGEGTTVGYKRLLRFPAIQAKKLKITIEGCRSKANISQVAAYYAPPLAEDVEKEDWNNLPRNTWKQISSSPLTIDLGKTVTLSAFTYAPDKGEAKPTMAFRYKFFVSNDGKSWKEVPTNGEFSNIMHNPLPQTITFGKEVKARFIRLEAVTLNGEPAQVDIGEMGVTVVGQTQPLAKDNEHLVYPEPDAHFILRPGDKHPGIAGWKFYTAHEFLQKDTKRGLPLGFIEHKGAHMSRTACVNNERCSRVEGGVLHIWSMEEPDSIDNGFDQKVKYSHGCYRSARPGSKDFWCRFTENMRIEIRFKRTNTQGFNDALWFMGNNNRPWPKNGEIDLLENPKKTVNQQAHFTLHSENHYAGVVGGGGSVTASIDLADMSQWNIYWLEWYPDRIVGGVNGQAYFEHLKGADGNDDWPWNDPSGFFLIFSTGISTDPNAWPGAIIPSEWDSNNPPSMFIDWIRVYINDDYKGEKAPKVKFY, encoded by the coding sequence ATGAAAAATCTTATTCTATTAGTAGCTTTACTGATTTCGACGTGGAATGTACAGGCTCAAAGCAGAGAAAAATATTATGTTAAGCATCTGGAATTTCCAAAAGGTGCGACTATCGATCAAAAAGTGGATATGGCTGCAAGACTTGTTCCTACGCCCCAACAGTTGGCGTGGCAACAGATGGAATTGACTGCTTTTCTGCATTTTGGCATTAATACATTTACCGGGCGTGAATGGGGGGATGGTCAGGAGGATCCCTCACTCTTCAATCCTTCTGAATTGGATGCGGAACAGTGGGTACGGTCCTTAAAAGATGCGGGATTTAAAATGGTAATTTTGACTGCTAAACATCACGATGGATTTTGTTTGTGGCCTACCGCAACCACCGATCATTCGGTGGCTTCTTCTCCTTGGAAGAATGGAAAGGGAGATGTAGTGAAAGAGCTGCGTGCAGCTTGTGACAAGTACGGAATGAAGTTTGGAGTGTATCTCTCACCTTGGGACAGAAATGCTTCCTGTTATGGTGATTCACCTAAATATAACGAGTTTTTTATTCGGCAATTGACGGAGTTGTTGACTAATTACGGAGAAGTTCATGAAGTATGGTTTGACGGTGCTAATGGTGAAGGCCCGAACGGAAAAAAACAAGTATATGATTGGGATGCTTTCTATAAAACGATTCAGAAACTTCAGCCAAAAGCTGTTATGGCTATTATGGGGGATGATGTTCGTTGGGTAGGCAATGAAAAAGGAATCGGACGTGAAACGGAATGGAGCGCAACCGTGCTGACTCCGGGCATTTATGCTCGCTCGGGAGAGAATAATAAGCAACTGGGGGTATCGGGTATGGCAAAAGATTTAGGCAACCGTTCCATACTTGAGAATGCGACGGAATTGTTTTGGTATCCTTCGGAAGTGGATGTTTCGATTCGTCCGGGATGGTTCTATCATAAAGAGGAAGACAGTAAAGTGAAAAGTCTGAAGCATTTGACGGATATTTATTTTCAATCGGTAGGCTATAATTCAGTTTTGCTGCTGAATATTCCTCCTGATCGCCGTGGTTTGATAAGTGAGGCTGATGTAGCCCGTTTGACGGAATTTGCCGAATATAGGAAAGATGCATTTGCTGATAACCGCGTAAAAAAAGGATCTAAGTTATGGGTGGCTTCTCCCGGAAATACGAAAACTTATCAGTTGAAGCCGAGATCGGAAATTAATACGGTAATGTTGCAGGAAGACATTGCTAAGGGACAAAGGGTAGAGTCTTTCACTGTCGAAGCGGAGACTGACGGTGGTTGGAAAAAGATAGGAGAGGGCACCACGGTCGGATACAAACGTTTGCTTCGTTTCCCAGCGATTCAAGCCAAGAAATTAAAAATTACTATAGAGGGATGTCGTTCAAAAGCCAATATCAGTCAGGTTGCTGCTTATTATGCACCTCCTTTGGCAGAGGATGTTGAAAAGGAAGACTGGAACAATTTGCCACGTAATACGTGGAAGCAAATCTCTTCTTCACCATTGACGATCGATTTGGGAAAAACGGTGACTTTAAGTGCATTTACTTATGCTCCGGATAAGGGGGAAGCTAAACCTACAATGGCATTTCGTTATAAATTCTTTGTAAGCAACGATGGAAAGTCATGGAAAGAAGTACCGACAAACGGTGAATTCAGTAATATAATGCATAATCCGTTGCCACAGACGATTACTTTTGGTAAAGAAGTGAAAGCTCGTTTCATTAGACTCGAAGCTGTGACACTCAACGGAGAGCCTGCGCAAGTAGATATAGGAGAAATGGGAGTAACGGTTGTGGGGCAAACACAACCGTTAGCCAAAGATAATGAGCATCTGGTTTATCCTGAACCGGATGCTCATTTTATATTAAGACCGGGTGATAAGCATCCGGGAATAGCAGGGTGGAAGTTTTATACTGCCCATGAGTTCTTGCAAAAAGATACGAAGAGAGGATTGCCATTAGGTTTTATTGAGCATAAAGGAGCGCATATGAGTCGGACAGCTTGCGTTAACAATGAGAGGTGTTCACGGGTGGAAGGAGGCGTGTTGCATATTTGGAGTATGGAAGAGCCTGATTCCATTGATAATGGATTTGATCAAAAGGTGAAGTATTCTCATGGATGCTATCGTTCGGCTCGTCCTGGAAGTAAAGACTTTTGGTGTAGGTTTACGGAAAATATGCGGATTGAAATTCGTTTTAAACGAACGAATACACAGGGATTCAATGATGCGTTATGGTTTATGGGAAATAACAATCGACCATGGCCTAAAAATGGGGAAATTGATTTGTTGGAAAATCCAAAGAAAACAGTAAATCAACAGGCGCATTTCACACTTCACTCGGAAAACCATTATGCCGGAGTAGTTGGAGGAGGTGGAAGTGTGACGGCCTCGATAGATTTGGCGGATATGTCCCAATGGAATATCTACTGGTTGGAGTGGTATCCCGATCGAATAGTGGGTGGGGTGAATGGACAGGCTTATTTCGAACATTTAAAAGGGGCAGATGGCAATGATGATTGGCCTTGGAATGATCCGTCAGGTTTCTTTTTAATATTCAGTACGGGGATATCTACCGATCCTAATGCATGGCCTGGAGCCATAATCCCTTCCGAATGGGATAGTAATAATCCTCCTTCCATGTTTATTGACTGGATACGAGTATATATAAATGATGACTATAAGGGGGAGAAAGCTCCCAAGGTGAAGTTCTATTGA
- a CDS encoding T9SS-dependent choice-of-anchor J family protein — protein sequence MKKYYQLACMLLCWLSYVTNVNAQSPNSASEEKTVSDVENRTVHAFVADQTLGGYGMGTFKTDSPQNFELLYQWKNGYAIFSGAAAYGEYYVQMYRYNSDGIGKVEDISISKVNLLSGDYKEIKAMEDNAVKLSDMTFDYSTNTMYAVGFDQGDTFLYSIDLQTGDLTKGSLLQTNAGRQTIATLAATYDGRLYGLNTKGVLFKINKETGNLTRVMDTKIPLRYNQSMEFDHTDECLYWTTMKGEIGLANELYKIDVNKKTIKSLGNLGDGGATTKVQGLYIPFVVAGFDAPGQATELKAVPAEKGVLEATITWKNPVKTHGGDDLSGNMNIILERDGEVISSSMSEAGVEMFWTDKSVKLGEHTYTVRAINEKGEGALAEAFAYVGDDVPATITDLMASVGKECKSIKLTWSIPDKGAHEGYYDKSNVRYRIVRYPDNTVLEEEYEGTSYEDNTIKRLGAYYYGITGFNKAGSNNEYIKKEIIIAGKAVEVPYDCGFNDETTARNQWTFVNGNHDENSWYINSGLGMTLFGDYAIAAEYILNPLDSQQDADEWLISPPIDFEADKDYYLSFDARSAGVDELNITFGDLNTVEAQNQRIASGLFTEEAEGVFYTYQLPLPKTEGVHCIGINLVTMFGDDTSQMFQINNVMIEEGIPDGIETVNVGGNTKVSLDGDRLAIEGDFNTAYVYDTTGICVATLNKANVETTTTGWHPGIYIVKIANADSVHTQKVVIK from the coding sequence ATGAAAAAGTATTACCAATTAGCTTGTATGTTATTATGTTGGTTATCTTATGTAACCAATGTAAATGCTCAGTCTCCTAATTCTGCATCGGAGGAAAAAACTGTAAGTGATGTGGAAAATCGTACGGTTCATGCTTTTGTCGCTGACCAAACCCTCGGAGGATATGGAATGGGAACGTTTAAAACCGATTCTCCTCAAAATTTTGAATTACTATATCAATGGAAAAATGGTTATGCTATATTCTCCGGAGCTGCAGCCTATGGAGAATATTATGTTCAAATGTACCGTTATAATTCTGATGGTATTGGTAAAGTAGAAGATATTTCAATCAGTAAAGTAAATCTTCTTTCAGGCGATTATAAAGAAATAAAAGCTATGGAGGATAATGCAGTGAAGCTTTCTGATATGACTTTTGACTATTCGACAAATACAATGTATGCGGTAGGTTTTGATCAGGGAGATACATTTCTTTACTCTATCGATTTACAAACAGGAGACCTAACTAAAGGATCCTTACTTCAAACAAACGCAGGACGGCAAACTATAGCTACACTTGCTGCCACTTATGATGGTCGCCTATATGGGCTTAATACTAAGGGAGTACTTTTTAAAATAAACAAAGAAACAGGCAATCTGACACGCGTCATGGATACAAAAATTCCTCTACGATATAATCAATCCATGGAATTCGACCATACGGACGAATGCCTTTATTGGACTACAATGAAAGGTGAGATTGGTCTTGCGAACGAATTGTATAAAATTGATGTTAATAAAAAAACAATTAAATCTCTCGGAAATCTAGGAGATGGTGGAGCAACCACTAAAGTCCAAGGTTTGTATATTCCTTTTGTAGTAGCGGGATTTGATGCACCGGGACAGGCAACCGAATTGAAGGCAGTTCCGGCAGAAAAAGGTGTCCTTGAAGCAACGATTACATGGAAAAACCCTGTAAAAACACATGGTGGAGACGATTTGTCCGGCAATATGAATATTATATTAGAAAGGGACGGTGAAGTAATTAGTAGCTCCATGAGTGAAGCCGGAGTAGAAATGTTTTGGACTGATAAATCGGTAAAACTGGGAGAACATACCTATACGGTAAGAGCAATCAATGAAAAAGGAGAAGGCGCTCTTGCCGAAGCATTTGCATACGTGGGAGATGATGTCCCGGCTACTATAACAGACTTGATGGCAAGCGTGGGAAAGGAATGCAAGAGTATCAAACTTACATGGAGCATTCCCGATAAAGGCGCTCATGAAGGGTATTATGACAAATCTAATGTCCGATATAGAATTGTACGCTATCCGGATAATACGGTTCTGGAAGAGGAATATGAGGGAACCTCTTATGAAGATAATACTATTAAGCGTTTGGGAGCCTATTATTATGGTATCACTGGGTTCAATAAAGCAGGTAGTAACAATGAATACATAAAAAAAGAAATTATTATTGCCGGTAAAGCGGTGGAAGTTCCTTATGATTGTGGCTTTAATGACGAAACGACTGCCAGAAATCAATGGACTTTTGTAAATGGTAATCATGATGAAAACAGTTGGTATATAAATTCTGGGCTAGGCATGACTTTATTTGGTGATTATGCCATTGCCGCAGAATATATACTAAACCCGCTGGACAGTCAACAAGATGCTGATGAATGGTTGATTAGTCCTCCTATTGATTTTGAAGCAGATAAAGATTACTATCTAAGTTTTGATGCACGTTCCGCAGGAGTGGATGAATTGAATATTACTTTTGGAGACCTGAATACCGTTGAAGCTCAAAATCAGAGGATAGCATCTGGCTTGTTCACGGAAGAAGCTGAAGGAGTGTTTTATACCTATCAACTCCCATTACCTAAAACTGAAGGTGTCCATTGCATCGGAATTAATCTGGTAACTATGTTTGGAGATGATACCAGTCAAATGTTCCAGATCAATAATGTCATGATTGAAGAAGGCATACCAGACGGAATCGAGACCGTGAATGTCGGGGGAAATACTAAAGTCAGTCTGGATGGTGACCGTCTTGCCATTGAAGGGGACTTCAATACCGCCTATGTTTATGATACAACAGGCATATGTGTCGCTACGTTAAATAAAGCCAATGTTGAAACGACTACGACAGGCTGGCATCCGGGCATTTATATTGTAAAAATAGCCAACGCCGATTCTGTACATACCCAAAAAGTCGTTATTAAATAA
- a CDS encoding DUF202 domain-containing protein, protein MDSRKDKELILRDHLALERTKLANVRTLFSYIRTALYLLTAGIGILQIKSISRLDGLAWVCIISGVILFFLGFIRYWQMGKLLKDYVYKSLNNENTSF, encoded by the coding sequence ATGGATTCTAGAAAAGATAAAGAACTGATACTCCGTGATCATCTGGCACTTGAAAGAACAAAGTTGGCTAATGTAAGGACTTTATTCTCCTATATACGTACTGCATTATATCTTCTTACTGCTGGAATCGGAATACTTCAGATTAAAAGTATTTCTCGTTTGGATGGATTGGCGTGGGTATGTATTATATCTGGTGTAATCCTATTTTTTTTAGGATTCATACGATATTGGCAGATGGGAAAGCTTCTAAAAGACTATGTGTATAAGTCATTGAATAATGAAAATACTTCCTTCTAA
- a CDS encoding Omp28-related outer membrane protein: protein MKYKYLLLATGLLWGTSTVNAQWRSASEAPVRQQPEISKTVKNQGDGKVLYSYCSSIAAVTAKSGLGIQTDDDVKVTAAIRMSEGLMTLLKGRNIHRLRVGVATDAEDATVFIRKTDGTAIWQINKALELGWNDITLETPLVVPEEQELYIGYTCTQRNGVFVIATELGNTTKLNGLFMASEYYPYLEDFSGSADLGNLCLSVEVDGTESEFGCLGSMVKAYSSKPYLQEGANKSTEMNIIYANEGEDNVSKIKLGRKFNGTELGDTICYFKRTVRGNSTGELELPVTSSMSGKYTYTLKEIEGNPVSVSPVTASVSTYKAEDVIERVALIEEFTSQSCGNCPAAQANLHRTIADKEDRVALVLHHSGFKPDDFSIPESDGYCYFYKPAGTFAPGMTMDRTYLPDYDTQGTGSMVFNPKLLSKSTLTKELALPSMVSVGIDCSYDKADRKLVVIVSGNKITDLIGEHVGLTVFLLENKYIARQLGVGDPDNFEHNNILRAVLSDPMGDVITFNADGTYSRRYDYTVPASYVSTTGARTKAFPENMNIVAFVSNFDTVYPDNCCVLNANKTASLNVGDTGLKAENVLEKALPVFAKDGTVHAYGEYSDLKVYNLQGMPVPNENLEPGVYIVRITGQDRKEHVRKVLVRN from the coding sequence ATGAAATATAAATATCTCTTGTTAGCAACGGGATTGCTATGGGGCACTTCAACGGTAAACGCCCAGTGGCGTTCCGCTTCCGAAGCTCCGGTGCGGCAACAACCGGAAATATCCAAGACCGTTAAGAATCAGGGTGACGGGAAAGTACTTTACAGCTATTGCTCTTCCATCGCTGCGGTCACGGCAAAAAGCGGGCTTGGAATTCAAACGGATGACGACGTCAAAGTAACCGCTGCCATCCGTATGTCCGAAGGCCTCATGACACTGCTGAAAGGCAGGAATATCCATCGGCTCAGAGTGGGCGTGGCGACCGACGCGGAGGATGCGACCGTTTTTATCAGGAAAACGGACGGGACGGCAATTTGGCAAATTAACAAAGCACTGGAACTGGGCTGGAACGACATCACACTTGAAACACCTTTGGTTGTACCGGAAGAGCAGGAACTTTATATCGGGTATACCTGTACACAGCGCAACGGTGTATTTGTAATTGCGACCGAATTAGGGAACACCACCAAATTGAACGGTTTATTCATGGCATCGGAATACTATCCTTATCTGGAGGATTTTTCAGGATCAGCGGACTTGGGAAACCTCTGCCTGTCGGTGGAAGTGGACGGTACGGAGAGTGAATTCGGGTGTCTCGGTAGCATGGTGAAAGCATATTCGTCCAAGCCTTACCTGCAAGAGGGGGCAAACAAGTCCACGGAAATGAACATTATTTATGCGAACGAAGGAGAGGACAATGTCTCCAAGATAAAGCTGGGGAGAAAGTTTAACGGGACGGAATTGGGCGACACCATCTGCTACTTCAAAAGGACGGTGAGGGGAAACTCCACCGGGGAATTGGAATTGCCGGTCACGTCTTCCATGAGTGGAAAATACACATACACACTAAAAGAAATAGAGGGAAACCCCGTATCCGTATCCCCCGTAACGGCAAGCGTATCCACCTATAAAGCCGAGGATGTCATCGAACGGGTTGCCCTGATTGAAGAGTTCACCTCGCAGTCGTGCGGCAACTGCCCGGCCGCACAGGCGAACCTGCATAGAACCATAGCCGACAAGGAAGACCGGGTTGCATTGGTACTTCATCACTCAGGATTTAAACCCGACGACTTTTCGATACCGGAGAGTGACGGCTATTGCTACTTTTATAAACCGGCAGGCACTTTCGCCCCGGGAATGACGATGGACAGGACATACCTACCCGACTACGACACACAAGGGACAGGATCAATGGTATTCAATCCCAAGCTGCTGTCGAAATCCACGCTGACCAAAGAACTCGCATTGCCCTCGATGGTCTCGGTAGGCATAGACTGCTCGTATGACAAGGCCGACAGAAAACTGGTTGTCATCGTCTCGGGGAACAAAATAACCGACTTGATAGGCGAGCATGTGGGACTGACCGTATTCCTCCTTGAAAACAAGTACATTGCCCGCCAACTCGGCGTCGGTGATCCGGACAACTTTGAACACAACAACATCCTCCGGGCCGTGCTGTCCGACCCGATGGGAGACGTCATAACCTTTAACGCGGACGGCACTTACAGCAGGAGGTACGACTATACCGTCCCGGCATCCTATGTCTCGACCACGGGAGCAAGGACGAAGGCATTTCCGGAAAACATGAACATTGTGGCATTTGTGTCCAATTTCGATACGGTATACCCGGACAACTGTTGCGTGTTGAACGCGAACAAAACGGCCTCACTGAATGTCGGGGATACCGGATTAAAAGCTGAAAACGTGTTGGAGAAGGCCCTCCCGGTATTCGCTAAGGACGGGACGGTCCATGCCTACGGAGAATACAGCGATCTGAAGGTGTACAACCTGCAAGGGATGCCAGTGCCGAACGAGAACCTGGAACCGGGAGTCTATATCGTGAGAATAACAGGACAGGACAGGAAGGAACATGTAAGGAAGGTACTAGTCCGTAACTGA